In Chitinophaga varians, the following are encoded in one genomic region:
- a CDS encoding Crp/Fnr family transcriptional regulator: protein MPDILENYLSSTGGLSAEEINFSAQFFKPVRLKKGDFFVREGESCRHIGFIANGGVKAYATDKEGKENITCFKFENEFVTSFQEFVTQEKSGRSIRAIEDSVIYRISYPDYQYLLDQVAAWNGVIKSVMEQEYKQKERYLLNYNNRSAVDKYRHVLSSEPMLVQRVATQDLASYLGITQRSLTRAKGEIHRSNLL from the coding sequence ATGCCTGACATACTTGAAAATTACCTATCCTCAACAGGAGGACTATCAGCAGAGGAAATCAACTTTTCTGCGCAGTTCTTCAAACCGGTCCGTTTAAAAAAAGGTGATTTTTTTGTTCGTGAGGGTGAATCCTGCCGCCATATTGGTTTCATCGCCAATGGCGGTGTTAAAGCATATGCTACCGACAAAGAAGGAAAGGAAAATATAACCTGCTTCAAATTTGAAAATGAATTTGTCACCTCGTTCCAGGAGTTTGTGACGCAGGAAAAATCCGGAAGGAGTATCAGGGCCATAGAAGATAGCGTAATCTATAGGATAAGCTACCCGGACTATCAGTATCTGCTTGATCAGGTGGCCGCCTGGAACGGAGTTATAAAATCAGTGATGGAGCAGGAGTATAAGCAAAAGGAACGTTACCTGCTGAATTACAATAACAGGTCAGCGGTGGATAAATACCGTCATGTCCTGTCCAGCGAACCGATGCTCGTTCAACGCGTAGCGACGCAGGACCTGGCATCATACCTGGGCATCACGCAGCGATCGCTTACGCGGGCGAAGGGAGAAATACACAGATCCAACCTATTATAG
- a CDS encoding glycoside hydrolase family 11 protein produces MKKQNPLTSATRKVAFGAAAIVVLAGATILTGCKKEEKTQPDVAGIERPSKAVTETYQSGTHNGFFWSLWQSDGATGTVNYANGPGGNYSVNWNGFNGNFTCGKGYSAGSPSYKIGYNLGTYSNSGGGTFGWYGWSRNPYYEYYVNETWGAVSPHTGTYLGTFESDGAGYNVWTRWMTGKNIDGGDGFRQIYSSRVNKVSTGQNHVITFANHYNKWSSLGYTLGQLNIPAIMVSETWGSNTNGNINCTIWMQ; encoded by the coding sequence ATGAAAAAACAAAACCCACTAACAAGCGCAACCAGGAAGGTTGCTTTTGGCGCTGCTGCCATTGTTGTACTTGCAGGCGCTACAATTTTAACAGGCTGTAAAAAAGAGGAAAAGACCCAGCCCGATGTAGCGGGTATTGAGCGTCCTTCCAAAGCCGTGACCGAAACCTACCAATCGGGTACACATAACGGCTTCTTTTGGTCACTTTGGCAAAGTGATGGCGCCACCGGCACGGTTAATTACGCCAATGGCCCCGGCGGAAACTACAGCGTTAACTGGAATGGATTTAATGGCAATTTTACATGCGGCAAAGGCTATTCGGCAGGTTCTCCATCCTACAAAATAGGCTATAATCTGGGTACCTATTCAAATTCCGGTGGCGGTACTTTCGGCTGGTACGGATGGAGCAGGAACCCCTATTATGAGTATTATGTGAATGAAACGTGGGGTGCAGTGTCACCGCACACCGGCACTTATTTAGGGACATTTGAAAGCGATGGCGCAGGTTATAACGTATGGACCCGTTGGATGACAGGTAAAAATATCGATGGTGGCGATGGCTTCAGACAGATTTACAGTTCCAGGGTCAACAAAGTAAGTACCGGACAAAATCACGTCATTACTTTTGCCAACCACTATAACAAGTGGAGCAGTTTAGGGTATACCCTCGGCCAGTTAAATATTCCGGCTATTATGGTTTCAGAGACCTGGGGCTCTAATACCAACGGCAATATTAACTGCACTATCTGGATGCAATAA
- a CDS encoding family 43 glycosylhydrolase produces the protein MIQNGLAQQNYPAGQANHQPVADTGAARFYSGVNTYVNPVLPGDHPDPTLLKVGDDFYHCGSSFHFNPYLPIYHSKDLVHWKVIGRVLTPSNTGMVTDRPGAGVWQGAITYFYGSYRIYFSSNGQWFAKASSPAGPWSAPVRVRENVRTGPLGYDNSIFVDDDGKPYMLIKNGQKVNRIQALGQDGQLTDTVINLDWMNAGLQYSWAEGPVMCKRNGYYYYFPAGDVSGGQYVLRSTTLTADSSKWERLGDFFKPITDPDNTFPRPNHISAPVQLADGTWWTIGQSYEKQGNDDWSGMGRQTSLYRVVWEGDRPWGEAPVSGPVVKPALDNNNTPWRSVHTDHFDSDSLGPWWHFLSQRAAAAYSLSQRKGWLRLSPDSAGAHLLQKETDHYYTAVTRVSVDARIPEAHGGIYLTNGKQSAFARLYYDHNNNPRIVLQLDTAIREMPCRKGKDVWLKLERQGHQLTGFFSADGKNWQPVGPPVSATSIDKAQPDFNSWVGTSVGLFAEKGPVDFRFFVCKDGFSRLPAVGSSNYYGIRKIKEAEETAVTNSTVNGGWLMISGVDFGTAGEAKAVEIVGRATKGGKLELFTDDLELGRQIAVVQVKPGNNKLHTGSLRQVSGQHDLFIRFPAGTSGDVIIQNIRLLRAEK, from the coding sequence ATGATACAAAACGGCCTTGCCCAACAAAATTACCCGGCAGGGCAAGCCAATCACCAACCTGTGGCGGATACCGGCGCCGCACGTTTTTACTCGGGGGTAAATACCTATGTCAATCCGGTTTTGCCTGGCGATCACCCTGATCCAACGTTGCTAAAGGTCGGTGATGACTTTTATCATTGCGGTTCCTCTTTCCATTTTAACCCCTATCTCCCCATCTATCATTCCAAAGACCTGGTACACTGGAAAGTGATCGGCCGCGTTTTGACGCCTTCGAATACCGGTATGGTAACGGACCGTCCGGGGGCCGGCGTATGGCAGGGCGCCATCACGTATTTTTATGGTTCTTACCGGATCTATTTTTCTTCAAATGGACAATGGTTTGCCAAGGCTTCATCACCGGCAGGGCCATGGTCGGCTCCGGTGCGGGTACGGGAAAATGTTCGTACAGGACCGCTCGGGTATGATAACTCCATTTTTGTTGATGATGATGGCAAGCCCTATATGTTGATAAAAAATGGCCAGAAAGTAAACAGGATACAGGCACTCGGGCAGGACGGGCAACTCACTGATACTGTCATCAACCTGGACTGGATGAATGCCGGACTGCAGTACAGCTGGGCAGAAGGCCCTGTCATGTGCAAGCGTAACGGATATTATTACTATTTCCCTGCCGGTGATGTATCAGGTGGTCAGTATGTTTTGCGGTCAACGACGCTAACAGCGGATTCCTCTAAGTGGGAACGACTGGGTGATTTTTTCAAACCCATTACAGACCCGGACAATACCTTCCCGCGCCCTAACCATATTTCAGCTCCTGTACAACTGGCAGATGGCACCTGGTGGACAATAGGTCAGAGCTATGAAAAGCAGGGCAACGACGACTGGTCCGGTATGGGACGGCAAACCTCCCTTTACCGGGTGGTCTGGGAAGGCGACCGTCCCTGGGGAGAGGCGCCGGTCAGCGGACCTGTGGTAAAACCGGCACTGGATAATAATAACACGCCATGGCGCAGCGTGCATACAGATCATTTTGACAGCGACAGCCTGGGGCCCTGGTGGCATTTCCTGTCGCAACGCGCCGCTGCGGCCTATTCGCTGTCACAGCGCAAAGGGTGGCTACGCCTGTCTCCTGACAGTGCCGGCGCTCACCTGCTGCAGAAAGAAACAGACCATTATTATACGGCCGTTACCCGGGTAAGTGTGGATGCCCGTATTCCGGAGGCACATGGTGGTATTTATCTTACCAACGGAAAACAAAGTGCGTTTGCCCGTCTTTATTATGACCATAATAATAACCCGCGTATTGTATTGCAGTTGGATACTGCGATACGGGAAATGCCCTGTCGCAAAGGAAAAGATGTTTGGCTGAAACTGGAACGGCAGGGGCATCAGTTGACCGGCTTCTTTAGCGCGGATGGTAAAAACTGGCAACCGGTTGGCCCGCCGGTGAGTGCAACGTCCATTGATAAAGCACAACCCGATTTTAACAGCTGGGTAGGAACCAGCGTTGGCTTATTTGCGGAAAAAGGTCCGGTCGACTTCCGGTTTTTTGTTTGTAAAGATGGATTCTCCCGGCTGCCTGCGGTGGGAAGCAGCAATTATTACGGCATCAGGAAAATAAAAGAGGCAGAAGAAACAGCTGTCACCAATTCTACTGTAAACGGCGGATGGCTGATGATATCGGGAGTGGATTTTGGAACTGCCGGTGAGGCGAAGGCTGTTGAAATAGTGGGCCGTGCAACCAAAGGCGGCAAATTGGAACTGTTCACTGACGACCTGGAACTGGGCCGCCAAATCGCTGTGGTGCAGGTTAAGCCAGGAAACAACAAGTTGCATACAGGCAGTTTGCGCCAGGTGTCCGGTCAGCATGATCTTTTTATCCGGTTCCCCGCTGGTACTTCCGGAGATGTCATCATTCAAAACATCCGCTTATTAAGAGCAGAAAAATAA